In Bradyrhizobium guangdongense, the sequence GCGCACTGACCTTCCATTTGCGCGCCGCCTGATCCTGCGCCGCCGAGATCTCGCGGTCATAGACGAGGCCTGCGGCATAGGGGCTGTCAACCTCGGTGCCGGGCAGCGTCGCGATCGCGAGCTTCATCATGGTGACGTTGACGCCGATCACGACCCCGAAGAAGGCGACCAGCATCAGCAACACCTTGGTTCCGGTCAGCGGTTTGGCGGCCATTGCGATCTCCTGAACTTACGGCGCGACGAAATTGTCGGTGGTGGAGGCGACCACGCCGAGCCCGATATCGGTGACGTGGAAGCGGACCGGGATCGATTTCTCCGGATTATTGTCGGCCGGCGCGGTGACGAGCAGACGCAGCTCGCTGGTGGAGTCGCGCGGGATCACGATCATCGGCCTGTCCGGCGTCACCGAATCGACGCCGACGACGTGAATCGTGGGATTGACCGGACCGTCCGCATCGATCGCGATGACGCGATCATAACCGCTCTTGTTCAAGAGCCGCACCGTATAGGCGTTGCGGATCGAGCCGTCGCTGAGCTTGACCGCGAGCGGGTTGCGGTCGTGCAGCACGTTGACGTCGAGCAGGCTGCGGGTCGCGAGTGTATAGATCATGATGCCGCCGACCGCCGCTATGATCGCGCTGTAGACCACGGTGCGGGCGCGGACGAAGCGGTAGATCGGCGCCTTGCCTTCCTGGCGGCGGTGGATGTTGATGTCGTTGTCGTAGCCGATCAACCGCTTAGGCCGGCCGATCTTGCTCATTACGTTGTCGCAGGCGTCGATGCAGAGTCCGCACTGGATGCATTCGAGCTGCGGTCCGTTGCGGATGTCGATGCCGGTCGGGCAGACCGCGACGCATTGGTAGCAGTCGACGCAATCGCCGACCTGCTCGCCGAGCGCGCGCAGCTCCGCGGCCTTCTTGACCGAGGTGCGCTTCTCGCCGCGGTCGTAGCGGTAGGTGACGTTGAGCGCCCATTCGTCGGTGAGCGCGGCCTGGATGCGCGGCCAGGGGCACATGTAGGTGCAGACCTGCTCGCGCATATAGCCGGCGAGTAGATAGGTCGTCGCGGTGAGGATGCCGATCCAGGCATACGCGACCATCGGCGCCTGGAAGGTCAGGAGATCCTTCACCAGCGTCGGTGCATCGCTGAAATAGAGCACCCAGGCGCCGCCCGTCCACCACGCGATCATGAGCCAGATCGTATGCTTGGCGGCGATCTCCGAGACTCGCTTCAGCGTCAGTGAACCCGCCTGCTTGTCCTTGCGCATGCGCTCGCGGCGGTCACCCTCGACGAAGCGCTCGACGGCGTAGAACAGGTCGGTCCAGACCGTCTGCGGGCAGAGATAGCCGCACCAGATGCGGCCGCCGACCGAGTTCATCAGGAACAGCGCCACCGCGGCGACGATCAGAAGGCCGGTGAAGTAATAAACCTCCTGCGGCCACAGCTCGATGAAGAAGAAATAGAAGCGGCTGTTGGGCAGATCGATCAGCACCGCCTGGCTGGGGGCGCCAAGGCCGCGATTCCAGCGCACGAAGGGCAGGAAATAATAGACGCCGAGGCAGAACGCCATCAGGCCCCATTTGATGCGGCGGAAGGTACCGGAGACGCTCTGGGGATAGACCTTCTTGCGGGCGGCGTAGAGCGGCGCGTTGTCGTCAACCGGTGTGAGGTCTTTCGGATTTACGGCTTTGTTCATCGCTCAGCGCTTCCTGGAAGGTGCGATTGAACCTAGCCCCCGCGCCAACGAGGCCATTGATCCAACGCAAACGGGGGCGGATTTCTTCGCCCCCGCTGGAACCTGTTGTCCGCCGATCGACTATTTGCCGCCGCCCAGCGAGTGGACATAGACCGCCATCGCCTTGATGGTGGCGGGGTCGAGACGCCCTTCCCAGGCCGGCATGACACCGGCACGGCCGTTCGTGATGGTCTCGATCAAGACCGCCTCGTCGGAGCCGTAGAGCCAGATCTTGTCGGTCAGGTTGGGAGCGCCGAGCTCCTGGTTGCCCTTGCCGCCATCGCCATGGCAGGCGACGCAATTGTCCGCGAAGATCTTCTCGCCCTTTGCGGCGTCGTAGCCGTTGCGGGTCGGCAGGCCCGACAGCGAGCGCACGTAATTGGCCACCGTGACGATCTCGTCCGGCTTCAGCACGCCGTCCTTGCCGAAGGCCAGCATCTGGCCCTCGTGAGTCTTGGCGTGGCCGGAGCGCGCGCCGAACTGGATGGTCTGCATGATCTGGTCGAGCGTGCCGCCCCACAGCCAGTCGTCGTCGTTCAGGTTCGGGAAGCCCTTGGCGCCGGCCGCGCCGGAGCCGTGGCACGGCGCGCAATTGTCGCCGAACACGGTCTTGCCCTTGGCGCGGGCGAGCGCCAGCAAGGCCGGGTCCTTCTCGATGTCGGCGAGCGAAGCCGTGGCCAGCGCCGCCATCTTGTCACCCCGGATCTTCTCGAGATTGGCAAGCTCGACCGCGACGTCGGCGCGCGACGAGTAGCCGAACAGGCCCGTCGTGTTGCTCGAGATCAGCGGCCAGGCCGGATAGACGACCCAGTAGGCGATCGCCCAGACGATGGTCAGGTAGAAGCAGATCACCCACCAGCGCGGCAGCGGCGTGTTGAGCTCCTTGATGCCGTCCCATTCATGGCCGGTCGTGGCCCTGCCGGTGACGGAATCGATTTCGCTATGATGGTCGGTCATGATCTCTCACTCCTCCCGCAGGGGCAAGCTGGCCGCATCGTCGAACGCAGCCTTGTTGCGGGGCCAAAACGCGTAGGCGATGATCGCGAGAAAGATCGCGACGAAGACCGGCGTCCAGATCGTGGTCACGAGACCGGACGCTAGATTGTCGAGTGTCAGGATGGCTTTCATCGGTGATGCCTTCTCAGCGAAGATTGGCTTTCTCGTTGTAGATCTTGAAGTCAACCAGGGTGCCGAGCATCTGGAGGTACGCGATCAGCGCATCCATCTCGGTCGGCGTGCCGGGCTTGCCGTCGAAATTGTGCACCACGGCCTTGGCGTAGCGCTTGGTGAAGGCATCGGCGCCGGCATTGTCCGGATCGGCCTGGGCCTTCATGTCGGCGGCCGCATTGGCGATCTGGTCGTCGGTATAGGGCACGCCCACCGTCCGCAGCGTCCGCATGTGGTCGGCGATCGCGTCAGGATCGACTTCGGTCCTGGCGAGGAACGGATAGCCCGGCATCACCGATTGCGGCACGATCGCGCGCGGGTTGGTGAGATGGGTCACGTGCCAGTCGTCGGAATATTTGGCGCCGACGCGGGCGAGATCGGGACCGGTACGCTTCGAGCCCCACTGGAACGGGTGATCGAACATGCTCTCGGCGGCGAGCGAGAAGTGGCCGTAGCGCTCGACCTCGTCGCGCAGCGGGCGGATCATCTGCGAGTGGCAGAGATAGCAGCCTTCGCGGACGTAGATGTTGCGCCCGGCCAGCTCCAGCGGCGTGTAGGGCCTGACGCCGTCGACCTTCTCGATCGTGCTCTTGAGGTAGAACAGCGGGGTGATCTCGACGAGACCTCCGATCGCGACCACGAGCAGGATGCCCACGACCAGGATGATCGAGTTCTTTTCGAAGACTTGGTGGCGTGTCCAGAACGACATTGTTTGCTCCTCACTCCGCCGGCTGAAGAGCGACGGGCATCTGG encodes:
- the ccoG gene encoding cytochrome c oxidase accessory protein CcoG; its protein translation is MNKAVNPKDLTPVDDNAPLYAARKKVYPQSVSGTFRRIKWGLMAFCLGVYYFLPFVRWNRGLGAPSQAVLIDLPNSRFYFFFIELWPQEVYYFTGLLIVAAVALFLMNSVGGRIWCGYLCPQTVWTDLFYAVERFVEGDRRERMRKDKQAGSLTLKRVSEIAAKHTIWLMIAWWTGGAWVLYFSDAPTLVKDLLTFQAPMVAYAWIGILTATTYLLAGYMREQVCTYMCPWPRIQAALTDEWALNVTYRYDRGEKRTSVKKAAELRALGEQVGDCVDCYQCVAVCPTGIDIRNGPQLECIQCGLCIDACDNVMSKIGRPKRLIGYDNDINIHRRQEGKAPIYRFVRARTVVYSAIIAAVGGIMIYTLATRSLLDVNVLHDRNPLAVKLSDGSIRNAYTVRLLNKSGYDRVIAIDADGPVNPTIHVVGVDSVTPDRPMIVIPRDSTSELRLLVTAPADNNPEKSIPVRFHVTDIGLGVVASTTDNFVAP
- the ccoP gene encoding cytochrome-c oxidase, cbb3-type subunit III, which produces MTDHHSEIDSVTGRATTGHEWDGIKELNTPLPRWWVICFYLTIVWAIAYWVVYPAWPLISSNTTGLFGYSSRADVAVELANLEKIRGDKMAALATASLADIEKDPALLALARAKGKTVFGDNCAPCHGSGAAGAKGFPNLNDDDWLWGGTLDQIMQTIQFGARSGHAKTHEGQMLAFGKDGVLKPDEIVTVANYVRSLSGLPTRNGYDAAKGEKIFADNCVACHGDGGKGNQELGAPNLTDKIWLYGSDEAVLIETITNGRAGVMPAWEGRLDPATIKAMAVYVHSLGGGK
- a CDS encoding cbb3-type cytochrome oxidase subunit 3, producing the protein MKAILTLDNLASGLVTTIWTPVFVAIFLAIIAYAFWPRNKAAFDDAASLPLREE
- the ccoO gene encoding cytochrome-c oxidase, cbb3-type subunit II, producing MSFWTRHQVFEKNSIILVVGILLVVAIGGLVEITPLFYLKSTIEKVDGVRPYTPLELAGRNIYVREGCYLCHSQMIRPLRDEVERYGHFSLAAESMFDHPFQWGSKRTGPDLARVGAKYSDDWHVTHLTNPRAIVPQSVMPGYPFLARTEVDPDAIADHMRTLRTVGVPYTDDQIANAAADMKAQADPDNAGADAFTKRYAKAVVHNFDGKPGTPTEMDALIAYLQMLGTLVDFKIYNEKANLR